One genomic window of Saccopteryx bilineata isolate mSacBil1 chromosome 4, mSacBil1_pri_phased_curated, whole genome shotgun sequence includes the following:
- the KCNIP1 gene encoding Kv channel-interacting protein 1 isoform X3, with amino-acid sequence MGAVMGTFSSLQTKQRRPSKDKIEDELEMTMVCHRPEGLEQLEAQTNFTKRELQVLYRGFKNECPSGVVNEETFKQIYAQFFPHGGESDLDLEKDPARPSLSDASTYAHYLFHAFDTTQTGSVKFEDFVTALSILLRGTVHEKLRWTFNLYDINKDGYINKEEMVDIVKAIYDMMGKYTYPVLKEDTPKQHVDVFFQKMDKNKDGIVTLDEFLESCQEDDNIMRSLQLFQNVM; translated from the exons ATAAGATTGAAGACGAGCTGGAGATGACCATGGTTTGCCATCGGCCCGAGGGGCTGGAGCAGCTCGAGGCCCAGACGAACTTCACCAAGAGGGAGCTGCAGGTCCTGTATCGAGGCTTCAAAAAC GAGTGCCCCAGCGGCGTGGTCAATGAGGAAACTTTCAAGCAGATCTACGCGCAGTTTTTCCCTCATGGAGGTGAGTCTGACCTTGACCTTGAAAAAGACCCTGCCCGGCCCTCTCTCTCTG ACGCCAGCACGTACGCCCACTACCTCTTCCACGCCTTCGACACCACCCAGACGGGCTCCGTGAAGTTCGAG GACTTTGTAACCGCTCTGTCGATCCTACTGCGAGGAACCGTCCATGAGAAGCTAAGGTGGACATTTAACTTGTATGACATCAATAAAGATGGATATATCAACAAAGAG GAGATGGTGGACATTGTCAAGGCCATCTACGACATGATGGGGAAGTACACATACCCCGTGCTCAAAGAAGACACCCCAAAGCAGCACGTGGATGTCTTCTTCCAG aaaatggacaaaaataaagATGGGATTGTGACTTTAGATGAATTTCTCGAATCCTGTCAGGAG gaTGACAACATCATGAGGTCCCTCCAGCTGTTCCAGAACGTCATGTAA
- the KCNIP1 gene encoding Kv channel-interacting protein 1 isoform X6 — protein MGAVMGTFSSLQTKQRRPSKDKIEDELEMTMVCHRPEGLEQLEAQTNFTKRELQVLYRGFKNECPSGVVNEETFKQIYAQFFPHGDASTYAHYLFHAFDTTQTGSVKFEDFVTALSILLRGTVHEKLRWTFNLYDINKDGYINKEEMVDIVKAIYDMMGKYTYPVLKEDTPKQHVDVFFQKMDKNKDGIVTLDEFLESCQEDDNIMRSLQLFQNVM, from the exons ATAAGATTGAAGACGAGCTGGAGATGACCATGGTTTGCCATCGGCCCGAGGGGCTGGAGCAGCTCGAGGCCCAGACGAACTTCACCAAGAGGGAGCTGCAGGTCCTGTATCGAGGCTTCAAAAAC GAGTGCCCCAGCGGCGTGGTCAATGAGGAAACTTTCAAGCAGATCTACGCGCAGTTTTTCCCTCATGGAG ACGCCAGCACGTACGCCCACTACCTCTTCCACGCCTTCGACACCACCCAGACGGGCTCCGTGAAGTTCGAG GACTTTGTAACCGCTCTGTCGATCCTACTGCGAGGAACCGTCCATGAGAAGCTAAGGTGGACATTTAACTTGTATGACATCAATAAAGATGGATATATCAACAAAGAG GAGATGGTGGACATTGTCAAGGCCATCTACGACATGATGGGGAAGTACACATACCCCGTGCTCAAAGAAGACACCCCAAAGCAGCACGTGGATGTCTTCTTCCAG aaaatggacaaaaataaagATGGGATTGTGACTTTAGATGAATTTCTCGAATCCTGTCAGGAG gaTGACAACATCATGAGGTCCCTCCAGCTGTTCCAGAACGTCATGTAA